The following proteins come from a genomic window of Montipora capricornis isolate CH-2021 chromosome 9, ASM3666992v2, whole genome shotgun sequence:
- the LOC138017714 gene encoding uncharacterized protein has translation MEVDSSVKRANDLNLEEVSSATQQKRVKTVFKTLWDDTNSEKPFQVGKLNLREHILAKSNELRSLEAIASDLQDPRVEARVEVVERSGKPSLVVVKKRKASLSDDVPFDDVRLVVDANGEYRLFVYHFELVRRGTININQPGQLRNAINEVVENRPCPGVDTRITGQQKCPISDLDKLMERVESTPMGRKEFEKCVAEADSLRPGAGQVLREIWDSDKVNFRKDQAKNGIIHYLIFNYILLCGFLYNTCETTFDIKYPVT, from the exons ATGGAAGTCGATAGCTCTGTTAAAAGAGCAAATGATTTAAATTTGGAAGAAGTCAGCTCAGCCACACAACAAAAGAGAGTGAAAACGGTGTTTAAGACACTCTGGGATGACACGAACAGTGAGAAACCCTTTCAG GTTGGTAAGCTTAACCTTCGTGAACACATTCTTGCCAAGAGCAACGAATTAAGATCTCTTGAAGCCATCGCGTCAGATCTCCAGGATCCCAGAGTAGAGGCTCGTGTCGAGGTTGTGGAAAGAAGTGGAAAGCCATCCCTGGTTGTCGTCAAGAAACGGAAAGCCTCTCTCTCTGACGACGTGCCTTTTGACGACGTGAGACTCGTTGTTGATGCAAATGGTGAATATCGTTTGTTTGTGTACCACTTTGAGCTCGTAAGAAGGGGCACAATTAATATTAATCAGCCGGGACAACTGAGAAATGCAATAAACGAAGTCGTCGAGAATCGTCCTTGTCCTGGAGTGGACACTAGGATAACTGGCCAGCAAAAATGCCCAAT CTCTGACTTGGACAAATTGATGGAGCGAGTTGAATCTACACCCATGGGAAGaaaggaatttgaaaaatgtgtggcagAAGCTGATAGTTTACGACCCGGTGCAGGGCAAGTCTTGCGTGAGATATGGGATTCGGACAAAgtgaatttccgaaaagatcAGGCAAAAAACG GTATAATTCATTATCTCATATTTAACTACATTCTTTTGTGTGGGTTTCTCTACAATACTTGCGAAACGACATTTGATATCAAATATCCAGTAACATAA
- the LOC138017715 gene encoding octopamine receptor beta-2R-like → MANDQNETVTPTLEPFSSSACIAWLTVLNIEAVAIVTINALTIIIYLKERILRKRSMYLVISLAVADMFVTYNLIVHILCLGNNCNFWTIKMSRAIFSLEYFFPSASVTNLAAISLERMHATFRPFKHRLIKKKIFGAVVAGVWFTAALSTAILFSSFFLGRSDITAFFQLKASHLSLGFCWLLIIVVSYTSIATKVHCGTHPHHHAYVFGSIVTFAIKY, encoded by the exons ATGGCCAATGACCAAAACGAAACAGTTACTCCAACTTTGGAGCCCTTCTCTTCATCCGCGTGCATTGCCTGGCTGACGGTACTTAACATCGAAGCTGTTGCTATAGTGACCATAAACGCCCTTACAATCATTATTTACCTGAAAGAGCGAATCCTTCGCAAGCGTAGCATGTACCTGGTGATCAGCCTGGCGGTTGCAGACATGTTTGTTACATACAACTTGATCGTTCATATTTTGTGCTTGGGTAACAATTGTAACTTTTGGACGATTAAGATGTCAAGAGCTATTTTCAGCTTGGAGTACTTCTTTCCATCAGCCTCTGTAACAAACCTTGCTGCTATTTCTTTGGAGCGGATGCACGCAACGTTTCGTCCATTCAAGCATCGCCTCATCAAAAAGAAGATATTTGGAGCAGTTGTTGCGGGTGTTTGGTTTACAGCTGCCCTGTCTACAGCTATtcttttttcatcatttttccTGGGCCGCTCAGATATCACAGCTTTCTTTCAACTGAAAGCATCACACTTGTCATTGGGGTTTTGTTGGCTTTTAATCATCGTTGTTTCATACACGTCCATCGCTACTAAAGTTCACTGTGGAACGCATCCTCACCATCATG CTTATGTTTTTGGCTCGATAGTCACGTTTGCGATAAAGTACTAA